The genomic segment CTGAAGGAGCACCAGGTGGAGTCTAGGGTGCCGGAGGACCTGCGAAACCTCATCATCAAGGCGCTCGGGATGCGGAAGCACCTGGAAGAGCACGGCAAAGATCTGCACAACAAGCGGCAGCTCCAGCTCACGGAGTCCAAGGTGCGCCGGCTGGTCAGGTACTACGTGCGGTGCGGTGTCCTGCCCGCCGATTGGACCTACAAGCCAGAGACGGCCGAGATCCTGATATCCAGATGATCCATGTCCCTTGAGGATGCCGCGGGCAGCATTGCAGAGCGCCTTCTCGCCGAGGAGTACGTCGAGGTGTTTGCGCACCACGACGCAGACGGCATCGCCGCCGCGTCCATACTCTGCGAGGCGATGCTGCGGGCGGGCAGGCGGTTCCGCCTGCGGATCCGGGCGGAGATCGCGCCGCCGGATATACCGCAGGGCGTTCCGGCGCTGCTCTGCGATCTCGGATCGGCACGGGGCGATCTGCCGGACGGGGTCATGGTCGTGGATCACCACGTGCCCCACTTCGAGGGGAGACTGCACCTCAACCCGCGACTGGAGGGCATCGACGGCGATCGGGAGCTCTCGAGCGCCGGGGCGGCATACCTCGTGGCGGACCGCATGGGAGACAACCGGGATCTGATCGGACTGGTGCTGCTGGGCATCTTGGGGGACGGGCAGGAACTGGCGGGCATGAACCGCGAGCTCGTGAACGAGGGGATCGCGACCGGCTCCATCGCCCCCTCCCGGGGGCTGACGCTGCCGGGGCGGGATCCCGTGGAGCAGCTCGCCTATGCGACCAGCCCGTACCTGGACGGGATCAGCGGGGATGCCGATCGCGCCGCCGCCCTGATCGCCCGCTGCAGCGGGGACGGAGGGGTCGATTGCCTGCTGTCCCTGCTGCTCCTGGCGATCAGCCCCGGGGCATCCCTCCGTGCGATGCAGTCGGTCTACGGCACCGTCTACGAACTCGGGAGAGAGGTCGTGCCCGATGCGCACGCCCTCTGCGCCCTGGTGGACGCCTGCGGAAAGTGCGGCAAGAGCGGGCTG from the Methanomicrobiales archaeon genome contains:
- a CDS encoding DHHA1 domain-containing protein — its product is MSLEDAAGSIAERLLAEEYVEVFAHHDADGIAAASILCEAMLRAGRRFRLRIRAEIAPPDIPQGVPALLCDLGSARGDLPDGVMVVDHHVPHFEGRLHLNPRLEGIDGDRELSSAGAAYLVADRMGDNRDLIGLVLLGILGDGQELAGMNRELVNEGIATGSIAPSRGLTLPGRDPVEQLAYATSPYLDGISGDADRAAALIARCSGDGGVDCLLSLLLLAISPGASLRAMQSVYGTVYELGREVVPDAHALCALVDACGKCGKSGLAASLCLRSNLGIKEAWEETLHYRSRVIGGVKSARKLEVPGAVYAVDDPLAASGVADVLARDLDQESVVVVLAETAEEIRLSARTPPGVSLDLEERVRELARELGGTGGGHRRRAGATVPARQREACLQRLGEAFSA
- a CDS encoding 30S ribosomal protein S15, whose product is MARIHARRRGESGSVRPYRLEAPEWSNRDQKEIERIILDLRKEGASSAQIGLILRDKYGVPDVKLVMGKKIGQILKEHQVESRVPEDLRNLIIKALGMRKHLEEHGKDLHNKRQLQLTESKVRRLVRYYVRCGVLPADWTYKPETAEILISR